A window of the Mucilaginibacter sp. cycad4 genome harbors these coding sequences:
- a CDS encoding EamA family transporter gives MLFVFLSICCSVIVSILLKLAKRYHVDVYQAITWNYSMTILLTWFFFKPQLSIIQNAPVYNYLALGILFPTIFVIMATSVRKAGIVRTDVAQRLSLFIPILAAFVLFGEATGAIKAIGIILAFIAILCSIPWQKSAGNKVEKGSWIYLLIVFLGFGVIDVLLKQLTKVSNLPFTTAIFVIFIIAFILTLAGLIYQVSTKKMKFSLPHILIGWVLGIANFGNILFYLKAHQALANSPSAVFSSVNIGVIVVGTLVGIFVFKEKLSLLNKIGIAIAVLAIVIIYFPQTLGFLHL, from the coding sequence ATGCTGTTCGTTTTTTTAAGTATTTGCTGTAGTGTTATCGTTTCTATTTTGCTGAAACTGGCAAAACGTTACCATGTGGATGTTTACCAGGCCATCACCTGGAATTATTCCATGACCATTTTGCTCACCTGGTTCTTTTTTAAACCGCAGTTAAGTATCATTCAAAACGCGCCTGTTTATAATTACCTGGCTTTAGGGATCCTTTTCCCGACAATATTTGTAATTATGGCAACATCGGTGCGCAAGGCCGGTATTGTTCGTACAGACGTTGCGCAGCGCTTATCCCTGTTTATCCCTATACTGGCAGCATTTGTTTTATTTGGCGAAGCTACAGGGGCAATTAAAGCGATAGGTATCATATTGGCATTCATCGCTATCCTTTGCTCCATTCCCTGGCAAAAATCAGCTGGTAATAAGGTAGAAAAAGGTTCGTGGATTTACCTGTTAATTGTTTTCCTGGGCTTTGGGGTTATTGATGTGTTGTTAAAACAGCTTACCAAAGTTAGTAATTTACCTTTTACCACAGCTATATTTGTCATCTTCATTATTGCCTTTATATTAACCCTCGCAGGTTTGATTTACCAGGTATCCACAAAAAAAATGAAATTTTCATTGCCGCATATCCTCATAGGATGGGTATTGGGGATAGCCAATTTTGGTAACATCCTGTTTTACTTAAAGGCACACCAGGCTTTGGCCAATAGCCCGTCTGCAGTGTTTTCGTCTGTAAATATTGGTGTTATTGTGGTTGGCACGCTGGTTGGCATCTTTGTATTTAAAGAGAAGCTGAGCCTGCTTAATAAAATCGGCATAGCTATAGCCGTGCTGGCTATTGTTATTATTTATTTCCCGCAAACATTGGGCTTTCTGCACTTGTAA